ATGACAAGACCTACAAATCACTATCCTCTATGCCATCTTTCTCTAAAATCAGTTCATCTACCAGCTTTAAGCAGGTCCCTACCTCAACTAAATTCCAAGACAGTTGACATCAGGACACAAGCAGGTAGTTAAAATTAGTTGGAACAAGATGAACACTAATCCACATTTCAGAAACTAAATATTATCAAACCTGGACTTTTTCACTGCTAATGCTACTTACAACTGAGTAGTACTAAGTAGTGTGCTTAAAAGCAGCAAGAACAGAAGTAGCATAAGAAGCAGAAAGAGCTCAAAGAAGAAGAGGTGATCATGAGCTACTACCGGGGTACCTCGCCGGCGTGGGGGctgggccgccgcggcggcggcggtgggccgTCTCCGGTGGTGCCACTCCTCATCGTGGTGGCCCTGGTCTGGGTCAACTACAACGAGACCCTGACGGAGTGGTACGACAAGGCGGCGAACCTGCCGGGGACGGTGGCCGACAATGCCGTCAccctggtcgccgccggcgggctcctgctgctcgccgccgtgctcctcaGCCGCCGGAGCGAGGTGGTGGTCGTGCCGGTGGCGATCGTGCTATCCGTGATGCTGCTGCAGAACATCATGGCGTTCTTGGTCCTGCTGCTGGTGGTCGCCTACTTCGCCGGAATATACTACTACCCGGCGGACGCCGCCAAGTACGGCGTCACCGCAGGCGGCgagtggtgcggcggcggcggattctGGTCCGGGCTGGGGTTctacatgctgctgctgctgtgcctgGTGCTGTGCGCCATGTTCGCCGACGAGGGTGTCAGGTGGTGGATTCCAGGGACGCTGCTGGCTGCTTCCCTGCTCTGCCTCAACCTCTTCTCAGGTGGTCAGGTCTTAGGCTATGGACATCTCTGAAGatttcatcctttttttttcaggagttcttggcttcttgccATTGCCAGATGAGATCATATGCATATGTAGAAAAAAAGgagttcttggcttcttgccATTGCCAGATGAGATCATATGCATATGTAGAATGAATGAACATGATGAGACATCTCTGAAGatttcatcctttttttttcaggagttcttggcttcttgccATTGCCAGATGAGATCATATGCATATGTAGAATGAATGAACATGATGAGTAAACAGTATATATGTGTGCAGTGCGGTGTTGTTGATCTATCTAACTATGAACAATTAagcattttcatttttcatatagATATGTTTTTGGCCTTCTGATCAATAGAtcttttttctctttagattGTGTTGTCTTCTGAGATTGGAATATGATCCAGGATATGATGGTTATTACTGCTTATGGTTACTTGAAATTGGGGCATGTAACTGGCTTGACAACCATTATTTTTCTATTGTGCAGTACACAGCCAGAGAGATGAAAGATTACAAGATAATATGGTTCATAGGACTAATAGTCTTCATAAATAGATGGATAAATTATGCAACAGTACACAAAGAGGTACATAGTTCACATCCCGAATTGATAGAATGGTAAGTTGTCAGCAACCAGATTAGCATAGAGTTGTTCAGCTGACAGAAGCCATGTAGCATAGAGTTCATAACTTCTTAAGAggctgcagcagcagcctccTCCAGGAGCTGCTTCACCTTGGTGATGTAGTCGCTCATTGCTTCCTCCTTCGATTTGCCTGCGAAGATTGCAAAAAGTTCAGTTCAGTAGCACGGCGAAACAGCGCAACAGTATTAGAATGGACAGACAGGAAAACATATTTATGTAAGGACAGAGAGAAGTATATGGACCTTCAACAGCTTTCCATGCATCCCATTTCGCCCTGTCCCTCTGGGCGAATATGCCAGGACGAGCTTCAGAAGattatagaaaaagaaatagttAGCAACGTCATCGTGAAATATCTTCGTTAACACAAAACACAGTAACAAGTTAATATAAAGAACTGTTGGCAAGGTAGATCAGATTCATATAAGAATTGACTAATTGATTACAAAAGGGACATGAGGGCAATAGATAGTTAAAAATTTGGAAGTAGCAGTGAGATTTTACAAGTTTGACAAAGAAATAGAGGTCAAAACACATCTAGCATGTAGTAACTTCTACTACTTTTCAGCACAAAACcaaaaatatagataaaaaccaTGACATTTCACAAACATGTTGTGAAAGGACATAATCACACTAGAAGACTGAATATGGACAGCTATCAGAACTCAGAAGCTAGATGCAGCAAATTTCTATGTTGTAGTGTGCAGGTCAATATCAATGGTTGCACTTGTAAATTACAACTCTACAAAAATGGGGAAGTACTCAATACTACATCCCAAAAATTTTGACGGGAAAGAATGGTCTTGTTTCAAATCAGACAGATTTTTTGGGggagtgataaaaaaaatcatggtgaTCTATGAGATCTTGTGTTAGGATCATAATCCATGGCATGTAAAACTGTATCCATGTCTCTGAATGTAATCAAACACAGCAAGTCATTAACTCAAGAATTGTGTTACACATCCAGAACATGCCTGGCAAAACAGAAGTAACAACTGAATAATACCAAATATTCAGTATACATACCAGTATTGACATCTCCAACGGTGGCCTGCTTGTAGAGTCCATAGAGGATAAGCTTGTTCTCGTTGCTAGTGCTCTCCGGCAAGGTCTTCGCCTTCTCGGCGTACTGCTCAAAATCCTCCTGCAATTGGATATCAGTCACAAATTGTAATCGGATCATGCTTCTGTCACACTGTCACACTAAATCTTTCTTCAGAAGTTGTAATGTTAAGCCGCAAAGCAATGGAAAATTACAATTCAAACGGAACAATTGCAGCATCTTAAACAAGAAGATTGCATCTCATAGATCTTTTGACAAGACTCACTGAACGAATCAGACAAAGAGATGAGAGATGTGTAATAGCAGGGAAGAGTCAGATCTAGTCTCTAcggccaggggcggatccaactaaCTTTTcggggaacaaacaaactgttacttgtattaaggttaaggctctgaaattaagggaagagcttcttccagatctagaagagaagctagggttaacgaacgAACACAAGCAAAT
The Oryza glaberrima chromosome 8, OglaRS2, whole genome shotgun sequence DNA segment above includes these coding regions:
- the LOC127781088 gene encoding uncharacterized protein LOC127781088 isoform X1, which codes for MSYYRGTSPAWGLGRRGGGGGPSPVVPLLIVVALVWVNYNETLTEWYDKAANLPGTVADNAVTLVAAGGLLLLAAVLLSRRSEVVVVPVAIVLSVMLLQNIMAFLVLLLVVAYFAGIYYYPADAAKYGVTAGGEWCGGGGFWSGLGFYMLLLLCLVLCAMFADEGVRWWIPGTLLAASLLCLNLFSGVLGFLPLPDEIICICRMNEHDE
- the LOC127781088 gene encoding uncharacterized protein LOC127781088 isoform X2 codes for the protein MSYYRGTSPAWGLGRRGGGGGPSPVVPLLIVVALVWVNYNETLTEWYDKAANLPGTVADNAVTLVAAGGLLLLAAVLLSRRSEVVVVPVAIVLSVMLLQNIMAFLVLLLVVAYFAGIYYYPADAAKYGVTAGGEWCGGGGFWSGLGFYMLLLLCLVLCAMFADEGVRWWIPGTLLAASLLCLNLFSGGQEFLASCHCQMRSYAYVE
- the LOC127781088 gene encoding uncharacterized protein LOC127781088 isoform X3, translating into MSYYRGTSPAWGLGRRGGGGGPSPVVPLLIVVALVWVNYNETLTEWYDKAANLPGTVADNAVTLVAAGGLLLLAAVLLSRRSEVVVVPVAIVLSVMLLQNIMAFLVLLLVVAYFAGIYYYPADAAKYGVTAGGEWCGGGGFWSGLGFYMLLLLCLVLCAMFADEGVRWWIPGTLLAASLLCLNLFSGGQVLGYGHL
- the LOC127781089 gene encoding acyl-CoA-binding domain-containing protein 1, whose protein sequence is MGLQEDFEQYAEKAKTLPESTSNENKLILYGLYKQATVGDVNTARPGIFAQRDRAKWDAWKAVEGKSKEEAMSDYITKVKQLLEEAAAAAS